The following proteins are encoded in a genomic region of Magnolia sinica isolate HGM2019 chromosome 1, MsV1, whole genome shotgun sequence:
- the LOC131217119 gene encoding serine acetyltransferase 5: MPAGELISYTTAPSTPPLVSESVEDESSWVWSQIKAEARRDAESEPALASYLYSTILSHSSLERSLSFHLGNKLCSSTLLSTLLYDLFLHTFSSDASIRSATVADLRAARLRDPACISFSHCLLNYKGFLACQAHRVAHKLWTQDRRPLALALHSRVADVFAVDIHPAAKIGKGILFDHATGVVVGETAVIGNNVSILHHVTLGGTGKMGGDRHPKIGDGVLIGAGATILGNVRIGEGAKVGAGSVVLIDVPPRTTAVGNPARLVGGKEKPSRHEDVPGESMDHTSFISEWSDYII; this comes from the coding sequence ATGCCAGCAGGAGAGCTCATCTCCTATACTACAGCCCCATCTACACCCCCACTGGTGTCTGAGTCTGTAGAAGACGAGTCCTCGTGGGTATGGTCTCAAATCAAAGCTGAAGCTCGTCGTGATGCCGAGTCGGAGCCAGCCTTAGCCAGCTACCTGTACTCCACCATACTTTCTCACTCATCTCTAGAACGCTCGTTGTCATTCCATCTAGGTAACAAGCTTTGCTCCTCCACTCTCCTCTCAACCCTCCTCTATGACCTCTTCCTCCATACATTCTCCTCGGACGCATCTATCCGCTCTGCCACAGTTGCTGACCTCCGTGCTGCTCGCCTCCGTGACCCTGCCTGCATCTCCTTCTCCCATTGCCTGCTCAACTATAAGGGCTTCCTTGCCTGCCAGGCCCATCGCGTCGCCCACAAACTTTGGACTCAGGACCGCCGCCCCCTAGCCCTAGCCCTCCACTCCCGTGTCGCCGATGTCTTTGCTGTTGACATCCACCCTGCTGCCAAGATTGGGAAGGGGATCCTCTTTGACCATGCAACAGGTGTTGTCGTGGGAGAGACCGCAGTGATTGGGAACAATGTCTCGATTCTACATCACGTGACACTGGGCGGGACAGGGAAGATGGGTGGGGACCGACACCCGAAGATTGGCGATGGGGTCTTAATTGGGGCTGGAGCGACAATTCTTGGGAATGTGAGGATTGGTGAAGGGGCGAAGGTTGGGGCGGGGTCTGTGGTGTTGATTGATGTTCCACCGAGGACAACGGCAGTGGGGAACCCTGCGAGGCTTGTAGGAGGGAAGGAGAAGCCATCGAGGCATGAGGATGTGCCAGGGgagtccatggatcatacatcatTCATCTCGGAATGGTCAGACTACATCATATAG